One Xiphophorus couchianus chromosome 1, X_couchianus-1.0, whole genome shotgun sequence genomic region harbors:
- the LOC114139168 gene encoding synaptotagmin-2-like isoform X3 yields the protein MKFNLFKQETTPMVAAKPTGASDSTVTPAPVGLVSAGNATEPVNKNDAFDEIKNKFLNEIDKIPLPSWAIIAIAVVAALLILTCCFCIIKKCCCKKKKNKKGKKGKGDMGMKNLKGEKPQDDDDEEDDVEPGLTEDEKEEEVKEKEKLGKLQYSIDYDFQENKLTIGILQAADLISMDSGGTSDPYVRVFVLPDKKKKFDTKVHKKTLNPVFNETFIFKIPFTEMGGKTLVMAVYDFDRFSKHDIIGEIKIPMNTLDLAKPIEEWRDLDSADQEEPEKLGDICISLRYVPTAGKLTICILEAKNLKKMDVGGLSDPYVKINLLQNGKRLKKKKTTVKKNTLNPYYNESFSFEIPLEQMQKIQAVITVLDYDKIGKNDAIGKIWVGSKSTGAGLKHWSDMLANPRRPIAQWHPLQPEEEVDAALAALNAKK from the exons ATGAAGTTTAACTTATTCAAGCAAGAAACAACGCCTATGGTCGCAGCAAAACCAACGGGGGCCAGTGACTCGACTGTTACTCCAGCCCCCGTAGGGTTAGTCTCCGCTGGAAACGCCACGGAGCCAGTCAACAAGAACGATGCCTTTGATGAGATCAAAAACAAGTTCCTGAATGAAATCGACAAGATCCCAC TGCCGTCCTGGGCCATCATTGCCATTGCCGTGGTCGCTGCTTTACTGATTCTAACGTGTTGCTTCTGCATCATCAAGAAATGCTGttgcaagaagaagaagaacaagaaggGCAAGAAGGGGAAGGGTGACATGGGAATGAAGAACTTAAAAGGAGAG AAACctcaggatgatgatgatgaagaagatgatgTTGAGCCAGGCCTAACTGAAGatgagaaagaggaagaagtgaaggagaaggaaaagcTTGGGAAGCTGCAGTACTCCATTGATTATGATTTCCAGGAAAACAAG TTAACAATAGGAATTCTACAAGCAGCTGATCTCATCTCTATGGACAGTGGAGGCACTTCAGACCCCTACGTCAGAGTCTTTGTCCTGCCTgataagaagaaaaagtttgacACAAAAGTACATAAGAAAACACTCAACCCAGTCTTCAATGAGACATTCATTTTTAAG ATACCATTCACTGAAATGGGAGGGAAGACTCTAGTGATGGCCGTCTATGACTTTGATCGCTTCTCTAAACACGACATCATTGGAGAGATTAAGATACCCATGAACACGCTGGACCTTGCAAAACCAATTGAAGAGTGGAGAGACCTCGACAGTGCTGATCAAGAAGAG CCAGAGAAGCTTGGTGATATTTGCATCTCTTTACGTTACGTCCCGACAGCTGGCAAACTCACCATCTGCATCTTGGAGGCTAAGAACCTAAAGAAAATGGATGTGGGAGGACTATCAG ATCCCTATGTAAAAATTAACCTGCTGCAAAATGGAAAGaggctgaagaagaagaagacgacagtaAAGAAGAATACTTTGAATCCTTACTACAATGAGTCCTTCAGCTTTGAGATTCCTCTTGAGCAAATGCAG AAAATCCAAGCCGTCATCACAGTGCTAGATTATGACAAGATTGGCAAGAACGATGCCATCGGGAAGATTTGGGTGGGAAGCAAGTCCACGGGGGCTGGACTGAAACACTGGTCCGACATGCTGGCCAACCCCCGCCGCCCGATTGCCCAGTGGCATCCGCTGCAGCCAGAAGAAGAGGTGGATGCCGCCCTAGCAGCGCTGAATGccaagaagtaa